The genomic window TCGTGGACAACTTTACAAGTATATCGGTGATTATGAAAGTTACCTTGAAAAGAAAGCGCTGAGGCAACTCAATGAAGCAGTTGAAAAAGACAAAACAGAAAAATGGCTTAAAAAAGAACTGCAATGGGTGCAAAGAATGCCAAAGGCCAGAACGACCAAGTCCAAATCCAGAGTAGATCAGTTTTATGATGTCAAAGAAAGTTTACAAGGGCCAAAGGAACCTGGCGAAATAGAATTTGAAATCGAGACCCCAAGACTAGGTACAAAAGTGCTTGAGTTGCATCAGGTTATCAAGTCCTATTCCGATCGAAAAATCATCAATGGTTTTTCTTACAAATTTAAACCTAAGGATCGTGTGGGTATAGTTGGTCCCAACGGTGCGGGAAAAACAACTTTACTCAAATTATTTACTGGACAAATTAAAACGGATCAGGGCAAAATTATTATCGGTGAAACAGTCCATTTCGGATATTATGAGCAAGATGGATTGATCCTGGATGAAGACAGGAAAGTAATAGACGTCGTCAGGTCAATCGCTGACTATATTCCATTAAAAAAATCACACAAACTTTCAGCCGAATCATTGTTGGAAAAATTTTTATTTCCAAGACCTCAACAGCAAGTTTTTGTTTCCCAACTCAGCGGAGGGGAGAGAAGGAGACTTTATCTGCTCACAGTGCTGATCAGTAATCCTAATTTTCTCATCCTCGACGAGCCTACAAATGATCTGGATATCATCACACTCAATGTATTGGAAGAATTTTTGCTTGATTTTCCTGGTGTAGTAGTGATTGTTTCCCATGACAGGTATTTTATGGACAAGATTGTGGAGCATCTTTTTGTTCTGGAAAAAGATGGTCAACTAAGAGATTTTCCCGGAAATTATTCCCGATATAGAGAGTCTTTAAAAGCAGAAACATCAGCTCTTGTATCAAGTTCTGACCCTCCTGTGGATCAACCTAAAGTCGAGAGGCCACGCAATAACAAGCTCAGCAATCAGTTTAAAAAAGAAATGAACAAAATAGAAGCTGAGAATGAAAAACTAATGAAAGAAAGAGATGCACTGGTTCTGCTTTTTTCAGAAGAAACAATGAGTAATGATCGCATTAGCGATCTAAATAAGAGACTCATAGAAATTCAACGTATTATCGATACGAATGAGATGAGATGGATGGAACTCGCTGAGATGGAATAAAAGAATATTTGCCCCTATAATGAACGCACTCAAATATTTTTATTCAGGATTTATTTTATATTTTTTCTTCAAATGTTTGAGCACCTTGGCTTCCAGATAGAAAATGATTTCTTCAGCGATGTTTTTGCACTGATCTCCTACTCGTTCCAACTTTCGGATAGAGGAAAGACAATTCAAAGATTGTTCAATGTTCTCAGGATTTTGTCGAATGTATTCTGCGATTTTTTCATTCGCATTGCGGTTAATAACATCAAGTATTTCATCTCTTGCAAAAATTGTTCTTGCAAGTTGTGAATCCTCTTGTTCAAAGGATTTTAACAAGGACTCCAACATCTCAATGGATTCGTCCATCATGCGATAAATTTCGCTCTGTGCTACTAAATTAGGTTCAAAAGCAGCGTTGGATTGGATGACGAGTTTGGCAATCCCCTGAGCGATATCACCTGTTCTTTCGAGATTATTATTTATTTTTAATATAGCCAGAACAAATCTCAAATCTATTGCAACAGGATTGAATAATGCTATAATATTTTCACAGTCCTGATCTATTTTCAGTTCCATGGCATTAACTCTTTTCTCGGTAGCATTTACTTCTCTCGCAATATCAGAATCGAATTGTTGCAATGCCATCCTGG from Saprospiraceae bacterium includes these protein-coding regions:
- a CDS encoding ABC-F family ATP-binding cassette domain-containing protein, with protein sequence MNYLKLEGISKSYGEKLLFNQIDLLINQGDKVAIIARNGSGKSSLLRIAAGIDTPEGEKADYWINKDIKAVYLAQEPNLQDEGNILESLLHSDEHWLKPLKALHEAQASHDPQKIEQALHLMEESKAWEIETNINELLSRCNLPDVNFPVRKLSGGQRKRLALVHALCHQPDFLILDEPTNHLDLEMIEWLEKYLDQSQITLLMVTHDRYFLNRVCNVILELDRGQLYKYIGDYESYLEKKALRQLNEAVEKDKTEKWLKKELQWVQRMPKARTTKSKSRVDQFYDVKESLQGPKEPGEIEFEIETPRLGTKVLELHQVIKSYSDRKIINGFSYKFKPKDRVGIVGPNGAGKTTLLKLFTGQIKTDQGKIIIGETVHFGYYEQDGLILDEDRKVIDVVRSIADYIPLKKSHKLSAESLLEKFLFPRPQQQVFVSQLSGGERRRLYLLTVLISNPNFLILDEPTNDLDIITLNVLEEFLLDFPGVVVIVSHDRYFMDKIVEHLFVLEKDGQLRDFPGNYSRYRESLKAETSALVSSSDPPVDQPKVERPRNNKLSNQFKKEMNKIEAENEKLMKERDALVLLFSEETMSNDRISDLNKRLIEIQRIIDTNEMRWMELAEME
- the phoU gene encoding phosphate signaling complex protein PhoU → MNHLETELQELRQTTVQMWNLVISQIKKTRMALQQFDSDIAREVNATEKRVNAMELKIDQDCENIIALFNPVAIDLRFVLAILKINNNLERTGDIAQGIAKLVIQSNAAFEPNLVAQSEIYRMMDESIEMLESLLKSFEQEDSQLARTIFARDEILDVINRNANEKIAEYIRQNPENIEQSLNCLSSIRKLERVGDQCKNIAEEIIFYLEAKVLKHLKKKYKINPE